A genome region from Panthera uncia isolate 11264 chromosome A3 unlocalized genomic scaffold, Puncia_PCG_1.0 HiC_scaffold_11, whole genome shotgun sequence includes the following:
- the NPBWR2 gene encoding LOW QUALITY PROTEIN: neuropeptides B/W receptor type 2 (The sequence of the model RefSeq protein was modified relative to this genomic sequence to represent the inferred CDS: inserted 1 base in 1 codon; deleted 1 base in 1 codon): protein MQAAGLDPLESRGFPFQAAVGANFSWDNGTGHNVTLPEPLPPFYVLLPTVYSVICAMGLAGNTXVIYVIRRVPKMKTVSNVFILNLAIADGLFTLVLPVSITEHLLQRWPFGEPLCKLVLAIDHYNIFSSIYFPATMSVDRYLVVLATTQCRRVPQRTLRGAKITSLCVWIGVTIMVLPFSSFAGVYSNQLQVTSCGLIFPRPERAWFKASRIYMLVLGFVVPVCTLCVLYVDLLRRLRALRLHSRTKALGRAKRKVTTLVLAVLAVGLLCWTPFHLASVVALTTDVPQTSLVSGISYVVTSLSYASSCLNPFLYAFLDENFPNSFRSTFRCSGASAPSAEPPCVC from the exons ATGCAGGCTGCTGGGCTGGATCCCCTTGAAAGCAGAGGCTTCCCCTTCCAGGCTGCGGTGGGCGCCAACTTCTCCTGGGACAACGGCACC GGGCACAATGTCACCCTCCCCGAGCCGCTGCCACCCTTCTACGTGCTCCTGCCAACGGTGTACTCTGTGATCTGTGCCATGGGGCTGGCAGGTAACA GTGTCATCTACGTGATTCGGAGGGTGCCCAAGATGAAAACAGTGAGCAACGTGTTCATCTTGAACCTGGCCATCGCCGATGGCCTCTTCACGCTGGTGCTGCCTGTCAGCATCACGGAGCACCTCCTGCAGCGCTGGCCCTTCGGGGAGCCGCTCTGCAAACTGGTGCTGGCCATCGACCACTAcaacatcttctccagcatctactTCCCGGCCACCATGAGTGTGGATCGCTACCTGGTGGTGCTGGCCACCACGCAGTGCCGCCGGGTGCCCCAGCGCACCCTCCGCGGAGCAAAGATCACCAGCCTTTGTGTCTGGATCGGTGTCACCATCATGGtcctgcccttctcctcctttgCTGGCGTCTACAGCAATCAGCTGCAGGTCACGAGTTGCGGGCTGATCTTCCCGCGGCCTGAGAGGGCCTGGTTCAAGGCCAGCCGCATCTACATGCTAGTCCTGGGCTTTGTGGTGCCCGTGTGTACCCTCTGCGTGCTCTACGTGGACCTGTTGCGTCGGCTGCGGGCCCTGCGGCTCCACTCCAGAACCAAAGCTCTGGGCAGAGCCAAGCGGAAGGTGACCACCCTGGTCCTGGCTGTGCTGGCCGTGGGCCTGCTCTGCTGGACGCCCTTCCACCTGGCCTCCGTCGTGGCCCTGACCACAGACGTGCCCCAGACGTCACTGGTCAGCGGCATCTCCTACGTCGTCACCAGCCTCAGCTATGCCAGCTCCTGTCTCAACCCTTTCCTCTACGCCTTCCTGGATGAGAACTTCCCAAACAGCTTCCGCAGCACCTTCCGGTGCTCAGGGGCCTCAGCGCCCTCTGCAGAGCCCCCGTGTGTCTGCTAG
- the OPRL1 gene encoding LOW QUALITY PROTEIN: nociceptin receptor (The sequence of the model RefSeq protein was modified relative to this genomic sequence to represent the inferred CDS: deleted 1 base in 1 codon; substituted 1 base at 1 genomic stop codon) — MYASASVAACVYVWGVHVPAGPHTLCSEASAGWVLGAVVMCPCPLLGTRLLCTQGGGMESLFPAPFWEVLYGSHLQGNLSLLSPNHSLLPPNLLLNASHGAFLPLGLKVTIVGLYLAVCIGGLLGNCLVMYVILRHTKMKTATNIYIFNLALADTLVLLTLPFQGTDVLLGFWPFGNALCKTVIAIDYYNMFTSTFTLTAMSVDRYVAICHPIRALDVRTSSKAQAVNVAIWALASVVGVPVAIMGSAQVEDEEIECLVEIPAPQDYWGPVFAIGIFLFSFIIPVLIISICYSLMIRRLRGVRLLSGSREKDRNLRRITRLVLVVVAVFVGCWTPVQVFVLVQGLGVQPGSETAVAILRFCTALGYVNSCLNPILYAFLDENFKACFRKFCCAPALRREMQVSDRVRSIAKDVALACKTSETVPRPAXLGVDLPMVPVSPQSPSTPNTELTQVTAL; from the exons ATGTATGCCTCTGCGTCTGTGgctgcctgtgtgtatgtgtggggggtcCACGTGCCTGCTGGGCCACACACACTGTGCTCGGAGGCCTCAGCCGGGTGGGTGTTGGGTGCTGTGGTCATGTGTCCCTGTCCTCTCCTAGGTACCAGGTTGCTTTGCACGCAGGGAGGTGGCATGGagtccctcttccctgccccattTTGGGAGGTCCTCTACGGCAGCCACCTGCAGGGCAACCTGTCCCTCCTGAGCCCCAACCACAGCCTGCTG CCCCCCAACCTGCTGCTCAATGCCAGCCACGGCGCCTTCCTGCCCCTTGGGCTCAAGGTCACCATCGTAGGGCTTTACCTGGCCGTCTGCATTGGGGGACTGCTGGGAAATTGCCTCGTCATGTATGTCATCCTAAG GCACACCAAGATGAAGACAGCCACCAACATTTACATCTTTAACCTGGCTCTGGCGGACACTTTGGTGCTGCTGACGCTGCCCTTCCAGGGCACAGATGTCCTCCTGGGCTTCTGGCCATTTGGAAATGCCCTGTGCAAGACAGTCATCGCCATCGACTATTACAACATGTTTACCAGCACCTTCACGCTGACCGCCATGAGCGTGGACCGCTATGTAGCCATCTGCCACCCCATCCGCGCTCTCGATGTCCGGACGTCCAGCAAGGCCCAGGCCGTCAACGTGGCCATCTGGGCTCTGGCGTCTGTCGTGGGTGTTCCTGTCGCCATCATGGGCTCGGCGCAGGTCGAGGACGAAG AGATTGAGTGTCTCGTGGAGATCCCCGCCCCACAGGACTACTGGGGCCCCGTGTTTGCCATCGgcatcttcctcttctccttcatcATCCCCGTGCTCATCATCTCCATCTGCTACAGCCTCATGATCCGGCGGCTGCGTGGCGTCCGCCTGCTGTCCGGCTCCCGGGAGAAGGACCGGAACTTGAGGCGCATCACGCGgctggtgctggtggtggtggcggtgttCGTGGGCTGCTGGACGCCCGTCCAGGTCTTCGTGCTGGTCCAAGGGCTGGGCGTTCAGCCGGGCAGTGAGACCGCAGTGGCCATTCTGCGTTTCTGCACAGCCCTTGGCTACGTCAACAGCTGCCTCAACCCCATCCTCTACGCTTTCTTGGACGAGAATTTCAAGGCCTGCTTCCGAAAGTTCTGCTGTGCTCCTGCCCTGCGCCGGGAGATGCAGGTGTCTGACCGTGTGCGCAGCATTGCCAAGGATGTGGCCCTCGCCTGCAAGACCTCCGAGACAGTACCACGGCCCGCATGACTAGGCGTGGACCTGCCCATGGTGCCTGTCAGCCCACAGAGCCCGTCCACACCCAACACGGAGCTCACCCAGGTCACTGCTCTCTAG
- the LKAAEAR1 gene encoding protein LKAAEAR1 isoform X1, producing MSWGRVMASGKCRVVWLCLRPTVGQNLAQGPGPEGPRSPHFLSGQRTSRWAGREFPETQRIRNVWLTAGSGSSMQSPAEKEAGLRGPRERTGKGSLEERARGAPAAQPPKPGWALTLEELAAMSPAQRHRHLLFGDQLEDVGAAASIFPRESVELGSRMPDPRAWTQSPEPPGVRQDRLLGVLKAAEARGRIRALRLRYIRMRAEEISLLTWQQKSARAAIRLELFLPPQLKPTRIPDPLDRQERRRVETILEEKVDGSVFPR from the exons ATGAGTTGGGGGAGGGTGATGGCCTCCGGCAAATGCCGTGTTGTGTGGCTGTGCCTGCGGCCCACAGTGGGCCAGAACCTGGCCCAGGGTCCGGGGCCTGAG GGCCCCAGGTCTCCGCATTTTCTCAGTGGACAGAGAACCAGCCGGTGGGCAGGAAGGGAATTTCCTGAAACTCAGCGGATCAGAAATGTCTGGTTGACAGCAGGG AGCGGGTCGAGCATGCAGTCGCCAGCAGAGAAGGAGGCCGGGCTCCGGGGCCCGCGGGAGCGAACCGGAAAGGGGTCCCTTGAGGAACGCGCCCGGGGGGCGCCCGCGGCGCAGCCCCCCAAGCCAGGGTGGGCCCTGACGCTGGAGGAGCTGGCGGCCATGAGCCCCGCGCAGCGTCACCGCCACCTGCTCTTCGGTGACCAGCTTGAGGACGTGGGCGCGGCCGCCTCTATCTTCCCGCGCGAGTCAGTGGAGCTGGGGAGCCGTATGCCCGACCCGCGTGCGTGGACGCAGTCACCGGAGCCGCCCGGCGTGCGCCAGGACCGGCTCCTCGGCGTCCTCAAGGCAGCCGAGGCCCGGGGACGAATCCGCGCCTTGCGGCTGCGCTACATCCGCATGCGG GCGGAGGAGATCTCGCTCCTCACCTGGCAGCAGAAGTCCGCGCGCGCCGCCATCCGGCTGGAGCTGTTCCTACCGCCGCAGCTGAAGCCCACGCGGATCCCGGACCCCCTGGATCGTCAAGAG AGGAGGCGCGTGGAGACCATCCTGGAGGAGAAAGTTGACGGCAGCGTCTTCCCACGTTGA
- the LKAAEAR1 gene encoding protein LKAAEAR1 isoform X2, which produces MQSPAEKEAGLRGPRERTGKGSLEERARGAPAAQPPKPGWALTLEELAAMSPAQRHRHLLFGDQLEDVGAAASIFPRESVELGSRMPDPRAWTQSPEPPGVRQDRLLGVLKAAEARGRIRALRLRYIRMRAEEISLLTWQQKSARAAIRLELFLPPQLKPTRIPDPLDRQERRRVETILEEKVDGSVFPR; this is translated from the exons ATGCAGTCGCCAGCAGAGAAGGAGGCCGGGCTCCGGGGCCCGCGGGAGCGAACCGGAAAGGGGTCCCTTGAGGAACGCGCCCGGGGGGCGCCCGCGGCGCAGCCCCCCAAGCCAGGGTGGGCCCTGACGCTGGAGGAGCTGGCGGCCATGAGCCCCGCGCAGCGTCACCGCCACCTGCTCTTCGGTGACCAGCTTGAGGACGTGGGCGCGGCCGCCTCTATCTTCCCGCGCGAGTCAGTGGAGCTGGGGAGCCGTATGCCCGACCCGCGTGCGTGGACGCAGTCACCGGAGCCGCCCGGCGTGCGCCAGGACCGGCTCCTCGGCGTCCTCAAGGCAGCCGAGGCCCGGGGACGAATCCGCGCCTTGCGGCTGCGCTACATCCGCATGCGG GCGGAGGAGATCTCGCTCCTCACCTGGCAGCAGAAGTCCGCGCGCGCCGCCATCCGGCTGGAGCTGTTCCTACCGCCGCAGCTGAAGCCCACGCGGATCCCGGACCCCCTGGATCGTCAAGAG AGGAGGCGCGTGGAGACCATCCTGGAGGAGAAAGTTGACGGCAGCGTCTTCCCACGTTGA